The Pan paniscus chromosome 2, NHGRI_mPanPan1-v2.0_pri, whole genome shotgun sequence genome contains the following window.
tttttgttgttttgctcaTTTGTCAGAGAGGAAGAACGTTCCTAAAAACTCCACCTCTGCTGTTTGACATCCTCATCCTATTCCTTGGCCATGGTGGTATCTCATGGTCACTCCTCTATCTGCCACTGTAAAGAGGAACTGGATTGCTATATTCTGCTTAGACACATGAGGATGCAGCCCACCTTCCCAGAACATGTGCGGAATTAGATTTCTACAAACACATTTGTCTTGCTTCTGCCCAACTCTCTCACTAGAATGCACATTCCATAGGGGCAaacatttttgtctgttttgttcacagctATATTCTCAACACCTAGAAGAGTGACAGGaattcaataaatagttgttaagtgagcaaatgaatgcatgaataaggAAAAGGGGACATGGCTATTGAGTAGGTAACCAGCAGTGTCTATCACCCCCAACAGCATACAACTCCAGTCTGATGAACATCATGCTACTAAGTGGCCACTCATCACCCAAGTCTCTGACcttactttttctctcttttctcccaggGAGTGAGCCATAACTGGCGGCTGCTCTTGCGCCAATGAGCCTCCCCAATTCCTCCTGCCTCTTAGAAGACAAGATGTGTGAGGGCAACAAGACCACTATGGCCAGCCCCCAGCTGATGCCCCTGGTGGTGGTCCTGAGCACTATCTGCTTGGTCACAGTAGGGCTCAACCTGCTGGTGCTGTATGCTGTACGGAGTGAGCGGAAGCTCCACACTGTGGGGAACCTGTACATCGTCAGCCTCTCGGTGGCGGACCTGATCGTGGGTGCCGTCGTCATGCCTATGAACATCCTCTACCTGCTCATGTCCAAGTGGTCACTGGGCCGTCCTCTCTGCCTCTTTTGGCTTTCCATGGACTATGTGGCCAGCACAGCGTCCATTTTCAGTGTCTTCATCCTGTGCATTGATCGCTACCGCTCTGTCCAGCAGCCCCTCAGGTACCTTAAGTATCGTACCAAGACCCGAGCCTCGGCCACCATTTTGGGGGCCtggtttctctcttttctgtggGTTATTCCCATTCTAGGCTGGAATCACTTCATGCAGCAGACCTCGGTGCGCCGAGAGGACAAGTGTGAGACAGACTTCTATGATGTCACCTGGTTCAAGGTCATGACTGCCATCATCAACTTCTACCTGCCCACCTTGCTCATGCTCTGGTTCTATGCCAAGATCTACAAGGCCGTACGACAACACTGCCAGCACCGCGAGCTCATCAATgggtccctcccttccttctcagaAATtaagctgaggccagagaaccCCAAGGGGGATGCCAAGAAACCAGGGAAGGAGTCTCCCTGGGAGGTTCTGAAAAGGAAGCCAAAAGATGCTGGTGGTGGATCTGTCTTGAAGTCACCATCCCAAACCCCCAAGGAGATGAAATCCCCAGTTGTCTTCAGCCAAGAGGATGATAGAGAAGTAGACAAACTCCACTGCTTTCCACTTGATATTGTGCACATGCAGACTGCGGCAGAGGGGAGTAGCAGGGACTATGTAGCCGTCAACCAGAGCCATGGCCAGCTCAAGACAGATGAGCAGGGCCTGAACACACATGGGGCCAGCGAGATATCAGAGGATCAGATGTTAGGTGATAGCCAATCCTTCTCTCGAACAGACTCAGATACCACCACAGAGACAGCACCAGGCAAAGGCAAATTGAGGAGTGGGTCTAACACAGGCCTGGATTACATCAAGTTTACTTGGAAGAGGCTCCGCTCGCATTCAAGACAGTATGTATCTGGGTTGCACATGAACCGCGAAAGGAAGGCCGCCAAACAGTTGGGTTTTATCATGGCAGCCTTCATCCTCTGCTGGATCCCTTATTTCATCTTCTTCATGGTCATTGCCTTCTGCAAGAAttgttgcaatgaacatttgcacaTGTTCACCATCTGGCTGGGCTACATCAACTCCACACTGAACCCCCTCATCTACCCCTTGTGCAATGAGAACTTCAAGAAGACATTCAAGAGAATTCTGCATATTCGCTCCTAAGGGAGGCTCTGAGGGGATGCAACAAAATGATCCTTATGATGTCCAACAAGGAAATAGAGGACGAAGGCCTGTGTGTTGCCAGGCAGGCACCTGGGCTTTCTGGAATCCAAACCACAGTCTTAGGGGCTCGGTAGTTTGGAAAGTTCTTAGGCACCATAGAAGAACAGCAGATGGCGGTGATCAGCAGAGAGATTGAACTTTGAGGAGGAAGCAGAATCTTTGCAAGAAAGTCAGACCTGTTTCTTGTAACTgggttcaaaaagaaaaaaataataaaaataaaagagagagagaatcagacCTGGGTGGAACTCTCCTGCTCCTCAGGAACTATGGGAGCCTCAGACTCATTGTAATTCAAGCTTTCCGAGTCGAGTGATTGACAACTGAAGAGACACGTGGCTAGGGTTCCACTGGAGAATTGAAAAGGACTCTTGAGCCCTCCTGGAATGGAGCTGTATAACTGTGCAGAGACTTTATCCATGCGAATAGTTGCTGTCCCCTTCCAGGGGTCACCTTGAGAGGCATGACAGCTGTTCCACAGGGGCTACcccttctcagaaaacttctcttCTGAGCCTCTTTTATAGCTTTCTCCAGAACCAGTGTCTGAACCACCCTGGAAATTCTGCCTTATTATTTCTTACTCAAACATGTTTAGAGTGGATAGAAAATTATGCAGCTTGCACACCCATCGTCTTTAACCCCAAATTTCCTTTGGTTATTAAAATAGTGGTGGCAAAAGGCATcctcaaaagaaagagaaatgaaatatttttgagtggttgcacgttaaaaattaaaagaaggaaTGGGGGCAGAATGCCATATTTTTGAGGGCTGTACTAGGTTTATCTCATTTAAGCCCCACAACACCCCACAGGAGGGTAATTTTCTAACTCTAGTTTGCAGAGGAGCAAATTGAGGTTCAGCAAGGTGAGAGAGgtacccaaggtcacatagctagttatGTGAGAAAGTTAGAGTACAAATCCTCTGGGGTTTCAGCTTATTGTAGCATATTTTCTCCGAAAGGCAAAAATGTGcccttttggccaggcatggtagctcaagcctataatcccagcatgttgggaggctgaggtgggcagatcatttgaggccaggagttcaagaccagtctggccaatatggagaaaccttgtctctactaaaaacacaaaaattatctgggcatggtggggcatgcctgtagtcccagttacttgggaggctgaggcacgagaatcgcttgaacccgggaggtggaggttgccgtgagccaagatcatgccgctgcactccagcctgggcaacagagcaagactctgtctcaaaaaaaataaatacaatattttaacaatatgccCTCTTAAGTGTgcacagatacacatacacagtATTCCCAAGAGTGGTGGCAGCTCAGAATAATATGTTGAGTAGACGAACAGCTGACATGGAGTTCCCGTGCACCTACGGAAGGGGATGCTTTGAAGGAACCAAGTGCATTTTTATCTGTGAGTTCTGTTGTGTTTGTCAAAAAGTCATTGTAATCTTTCATAGCCATACCTGTTAAGCAAAAACTAGTAAAGACATAGGAACATGTAGTTTTACTTGGTGTTTGTGTTGCAATCTGGttgtgatttatattttaaaacttgatgCTAAACCATAATATGTATAGCACATGGAGTGCCTGCACAAGctgatgttttgtattttgtgttcCTCTTTGCATGATCTGTTAAAGTGAGATATTTTTACCTACCTAAAATATGATGTTTAAAAGCACACTctatgtgatttatttatttctacctttctgaGTCTCTTGGACTAAGAAGATGTTTTGAAATGTACCATCAAATGTTAACAGAGTTTGATATGGGGTTTCTCTTTGGTTTCTCATCACATTTGTAAATGTCTTTTCAAAAggatttactttttataaaaagcTTCATTCTCACTCTGCTTTGCATCCCCCAAACTTCTTGTTCAAAACGGGGGGAGTTTAGGAGACTTTAATCCCGGTTTCAGAAGCTGCAGCTGGTCTGTTTCCAGGTCAGAAACCATCGTTCAGAAGACCTCCCTGTGAGAGAGTTGCTCCTCAGGGTCCCTCAGGACCAAAGAACACTCAAAAAGAGCACTTCACACAGACAAGTGGCTAAGTGTCCATTATTTATCGTGAACAATCAGGGCAACTAGTGGAGAGAACTGATTGTGAGCTCTGCCTCTGGGTCAAAGAGACCTGGATTTGAGTCTGACAAGAACAAGAAATggtcaataaatataaattaccaGCGTCTAAGGAACAAGGTCTATGCATTATTGTATACAATGTCTCTAGTGCTTGTATAGTGTCTGGTATACAGAGGGCACTcctatgcatttttaaaacatgctgAGCACATATTATGTGCCAGGCTTTGTGTTTTATCTAATGTTATCTAATGGTATTGTTGCCATTATGTAATGTTGCCTTTACAACAACCTCATGAGggagatttccatctttacaaataggcaaactgaggcccagagagattgaGGAACTGCTCCAAGTTCTGATTCTGGAATGTGCTTCCTTTCTACTTTATCAATCTGCTCTTTGTACTCCTGTCTGAACGatggaaattaatttttgaatgtatAAAAGACAACAGACTATGATACAGAAATGTCAGCCCCAGCCCACTAAGAAAGCACCAGCCCATCAGTGGCTAATGGCTTTAATAAATTGGTCATTTGGCTACTTGGCTTGTGGACAATCTCTGACCTCTTTTGAAGACGGGCACTGCATGGACTTCCAGGAGGTGGATTTAATAGTTTTAACTCAGCATGAAAAAGATGCTGGGATGCTCCTGGCTATTTATGCACCCTAAGTGCCATAGAGACAtgctgttggccaggcatggtggctcatgcctgtaatcccagcacattgggaggctgacgcgggcagatggctggagtccaggagttcgaggcaagCCTGGAcaccatggtgaaatcctgtctctactaaaaatacaaaaattagccaggggctgtgacacacacctgcagtcccaactacttgggggcctgaggcaggaggatcacttgagcccagaaagttgaggctgcagtgagccaagattgggccactgcactccagcctgggtgacaaagagagactctgtcttaaaatgaaatgaaatgaaatataaaataaaataaaatatagaaacatgCTCTTAAAGATCTTATTTGCCAATATTTATCATTCCACAATTTGTCAGGCTTTCAAAGCCTAGCTTGACGTGACATATAGTTCTCATTGTGGGGAGCATGTACTCTTCTCAACTGAGATGCAAGAGAAATGATGAAGGTGGATTGACCTGcatcactgtagccttgaataaGTGTCACAGGGCCTCATGACCCTGCTGTGTCTGAGAACATTCTCTGCCTTTTTAAGTCTCCTGGGTCTGCATCTTTCTTAATGCTCCATGGTCTTGGAGCCCCAGTGGTCTGCCTATCCCATTCCAGGCAGCAGAGGCAGGTCTTCTTCCTTAGCCTCACCCTATCTTCCTGCTAACAAGGAAGCCTCATTTGTCGTCTGAGCAATCATTAGCTCTGGTCCCCATATCTATTTTGGATTCCCAGACCTTATCtgttaattaacaaatatttttccagCACTTCTTATGTCTGGCCTGAGACAGAAAGACATGATTTCAACCCTGTGGAGCTACTTCAGgtttgcaagtgacagaaatcaACTTTGTGAATAGTTACTAGAGTGTCTTAAGTCTGTTTTGTGCtcctataacagaatatcacagactgggtaatttataatgaatagaaatttattggctcacagttctggaggctggtaagTCTAATATCAAcgtgctggcatctggtgaggaccttccTGATGCATCATGACATAATGGAAGAGcaaagagagggcaagagagagcaAAAGGGAGCAATCCCACTCCTGTAATAAAGAACTCACTCCCATGATAACAGCATTAGTGCATTCATGAGAGTGGAAacccatgacctaaacacctcttaAAGATCCCACTTCCCAATATgatcacaatggcaattaaattttaacatgagttttggaggggacaaatgttCAAGCCACATAGCATGGCATGCTTTGTGGAATCTAGTGATACTTTGGATGACTTTGCCTTGAGGAGGACTTGAGACAAGTCAGCCATAGGAATCTCAAGCTAAGAATTCAAGGAAACTCCCTCTCTAGGATACTGCCAATGATCTACATAAACTAATCCTATTCCCACTCTATGAACATCAGTTCAAAAGTCCCAAACTCAGGATAAAGAATCGTCCTGTGTCCACTTTACTCCAGTCAACTCTGGAGggggtggaggctggggtggCACAGGTGGTACAAACATAGCTGGAGAATCAGCAGTTCCCAGAGAAGCAAGGATTACTGTGAGTTGGGCAGAAGCTTTAAAAGGTGTTCATTATAAAATCACAAAACCCAGCAGTGGAGTCAAACTTATAAAGAACTAACTTTAACTTAGGCTCATATATGCTCAATAGAGTAAAGCCTAGAGGTGGTGGGTATAAGGCATGCCTTCATATAAGAGGTGACATCCctactgtttgtttttaaaatcagccaggtgcagtggctcatgcctgtaatcccagcactttgggaggccgaagaggggcagattacctgaggtcaggagtttgagaccagcctggccaacatggtgaaaccccatctctactaaaaacacaaaaattagccgggtgtagtggcacatgcctgtaatcccggctacttgggaggctgaggcaggagaattgcttgagcctgggagatggaggttgcagtgagccgagattgtgccactacactccagcctggccgacagagtgagactctgtctcaaaataaataaataaataaaaaataaaataaaatcaagtttgTTACACacaatacatacaataaaatgcaccaATGTTAAAGGCAGAGCTtgatgagttttgataaatgtatataccTGTGTCAGCCCTACCTCACTTAAGCtgtagaacatttctatcaccccagAAAGCTCCTCATGCCCATTTGTAGACCATGCCCCACTCTGCTCCTAGGAACGACTGATCTACTGATCTGACTTCTATCActgtgtcagaggcatttgaaccagagcaactccatatCAAGTAGTGGCTGAGTAAAGGAAGgttgagacctactgggctgcactCCCAGGAGGTCAGGCACTGTTGGTCACAGGAT
Protein-coding sequences here:
- the HRH1 gene encoding histamine H1 receptor — its product is MSLPNSSCLLEDKMCEGNKTTMASPQLMPLVVVLSTICLVTVGLNLLVLYAVRSERKLHTVGNLYIVSLSVADLIVGAVVMPMNILYLLMSKWSLGRPLCLFWLSMDYVASTASIFSVFILCIDRYRSVQQPLRYLKYRTKTRASATILGAWFLSFLWVIPILGWNHFMQQTSVRREDKCETDFYDVTWFKVMTAIINFYLPTLLMLWFYAKIYKAVRQHCQHRELINGSLPSFSEIKLRPENPKGDAKKPGKESPWEVLKRKPKDAGGGSVLKSPSQTPKEMKSPVVFSQEDDREVDKLHCFPLDIVHMQTAAEGSSRDYVAVNQSHGQLKTDEQGLNTHGASEISEDQMLGDSQSFSRTDSDTTTETAPGKGKLRSGSNTGLDYIKFTWKRLRSHSRQYVSGLHMNRERKAAKQLGFIMAAFILCWIPYFIFFMVIAFCKNCCNEHLHMFTIWLGYINSTLNPLIYPLCNENFKKTFKRILHIRS